One Rhinolophus sinicus isolate RSC01 linkage group LG06, ASM3656204v1, whole genome shotgun sequence DNA window includes the following coding sequences:
- the FAM89B gene encoding leucine repeat adapter protein 25, with protein MGRPGPTAIALLREAPPMRRGWGRGGVGGVREGTKRGLRAAAGLRRSSRGVRAPRVASRAERWREGGGIFVRAGPAMNGLPSAEAPSGAGCTLAGLPPLPRGLSGLLNASGGSWRELERVYSQRSRIHDELSRASRVPDGPRGATGAANAGPAAGPPALRRPVNLDSALAALRKEMVGLRQLDMSLLCQLWGLYESIQDYKHLCQDLSLCQDLSSSLHSDSSYPPDAGLSDDDEPPDASLPPDPPPLTVPQTHNARDQWLQDAFHISL; from the exons ATGGGGCGACCGGGTCCCACAGCCATTGCCCTTTTAAGAGAGGCTCCGCCCAtgcggagggggtggggcaggggtggagtTGGAGGCGTCCGGGAAGGAACAAAGCGCGGCCTGCGGGCGGCGGCCGGGCTCCGCCGGAGCAGCCGCGGGGTGCGGGCCCCGCGGGTGGCATCCCGGGCGGAGCGTTGGAGGGAAGGAGGCGGCATATTTGTCCGAGCCGGCCCAGCCATGAATGGGCTGCCCTCGGCCGAGGCGCCGAGCGGTGCAGGCTGTACCCTGGCCGGGCTCCCGCCGCTACCGCGCGGCCTCAGCGGTCTCCTTAACGCGAGCGGGGGTTCGTGGCGGGAGCTGGAGCGCGTCTACAGCCAGCGCAGCCGCATCCACGACGAGCTGAGCCGTGCCTCCCGCGTCCCGGACGGGCCCCGCGGCGCCACGGGCGCTGCCAACGCGGGACCCGCCGCCGGTCCCCCCGCCCTGCGTCGCCCTGTCAACCTCGATTCGGCATTAGCGGCGCTGCGCAAGGAGATG GTGGGGTTGCGGCAGCTGGACATGTCCCTGCTGTGCCAGCTGTGGGGCCTGTACGAGTCAATCCAAGACTATAAGCACCTGTGCCAAGACTTGAGCCTGTGCCAGGACCTGTCATCCTCCCTGCACTCAGACAGCTCCTACCCACCTGATGCTGGCCTATCTGATGATGACGAGCCTCCTGATGCCAGCCTGCCCCCGGACCCGCCACCCCTCACCGTGCCCCAGACACACAATGCTCGTGACCAGTGGCTGCAAGATGCCTTCCATATCAGCCTCTga
- the ZNRD2 gene encoding protein ZNRD2 isoform X2: MALNGAEVDDFSWEPPTEAETKVLQARRERQDRISRLMGDYLLRGYRMLGETCADCGTILLQDKQRKIYCVACQELDSDVDKDNPALNAQAALSQAREHQLASASELPSGSRPTPQPAVPRPEHCEGAAAGLKAAQGPPPPAVTPNADVLACTQEALLQKLTWASAELGSSTSLETSIQLCSLIRACAEALRSLQQLQH, translated from the exons ATGGCTCTGAACGGCGCTG AAGTAGACGATTTCTCCTGGGAGCCTCCGACCGAAGCGGAAACGAAGGTGCTTCAAGCGCGACGGGAGCGGCAGGATCGCATCTCCCGGCTCATGGGCGACTACTTGCTGCGTGGTTACCGCATGCTGGGCGAGACGTGCGCCGACTGCGGG ACGATCCTCCTCCAAGACAAACAGCGGAAAATCTACTGCGTGGCTTGTCAGGAGCTCGACTCAGACGTGGATAAAGATAATCCGG CTCTGAATGCCCAGGCTGCCCTCTCCCAAGCTCGGGAGCACCAGCTCGCCTCTGCCTCAGAGCTCCCCTCGGGCTCTCGGCCCACCCCTCAGCCCGCAGTACCCCGCCCAGAGCACTGTGAGGGGGCTGCAGCAGGGCTCAAGGCAGCCCAGGGGCCGCCCCCTCCTGCTGTGACTCCAAATGCAGATGTCCTGGCCTGCACACAGGAGGCCCTCCTGCAGAAGCTGACTTGGGCCTCAGCTGAACTGGGCTCTAGCACCTCCCTGGAGACTAGCATCCAGCTGTGTAGCCTTATCCGGGCTTGTGCTGAGGCCCTACGCAGCCTGCAACAGCTGCAACACTAA
- the ZNRD2 gene encoding protein ZNRD2 isoform X1, producing the protein MALNGAGEDLSCGGLLLRGTGGSLPRQDPPVLCASLPPEVDDFSWEPPTEAETKVLQARRERQDRISRLMGDYLLRGYRMLGETCADCGTILLQDKQRKIYCVACQELDSDVDKDNPALNAQAALSQAREHQLASASELPSGSRPTPQPAVPRPEHCEGAAAGLKAAQGPPPPAVTPNADVLACTQEALLQKLTWASAELGSSTSLETSIQLCSLIRACAEALRSLQQLQH; encoded by the exons ATGGCTCTGAACGGCGCTGGTGAGGACTTGAGCTGCGGGGGCCTGCTGCTGCGGGGTACGGGAGGCAGCCTGCCTCGGCAAGACCCCCCGGTGCTTTGTGCCTCTCTTCCCCCAGAAGTAGACGATTTCTCCTGGGAGCCTCCGACCGAAGCGGAAACGAAGGTGCTTCAAGCGCGACGGGAGCGGCAGGATCGCATCTCCCGGCTCATGGGCGACTACTTGCTGCGTGGTTACCGCATGCTGGGCGAGACGTGCGCCGACTGCGGG ACGATCCTCCTCCAAGACAAACAGCGGAAAATCTACTGCGTGGCTTGTCAGGAGCTCGACTCAGACGTGGATAAAGATAATCCGG CTCTGAATGCCCAGGCTGCCCTCTCCCAAGCTCGGGAGCACCAGCTCGCCTCTGCCTCAGAGCTCCCCTCGGGCTCTCGGCCCACCCCTCAGCCCGCAGTACCCCGCCCAGAGCACTGTGAGGGGGCTGCAGCAGGGCTCAAGGCAGCCCAGGGGCCGCCCCCTCCTGCTGTGACTCCAAATGCAGATGTCCTGGCCTGCACACAGGAGGCCCTCCTGCAGAAGCTGACTTGGGCCTCAGCTGAACTGGGCTCTAGCACCTCCCTGGAGACTAGCATCCAGCTGTGTAGCCTTATCCGGGCTTGTGCTGAGGCCCTACGCAGCCTGCAACAGCTGCAACACTAA